A window of the Oryza brachyantha chromosome 5, ObraRS2, whole genome shotgun sequence genome harbors these coding sequences:
- the LOC102700896 gene encoding UDP-glucuronic acid decarboxylase 2, whose amino-acid sequence MASELTYRGGGGAAQGGEAAAGGYSPKPSKPLAWLPRAARYAAGEHRPLFALAGMLVAAAVFSLAGSGSGSGSSSGAAAGGSSAYSAQVSNPLARFSVEPGVHHHHREAQQFVGGKVPLGLKRKGLRVLVTGGAGFVGSHLVDRLVERGDSVIVVDNLFTGRKENVVHHFGNPNFEMIRHDVVEPILLEVDQIYHLACPASPVHYKYNPVKTIKTNVVGTLNMLGLAKRINARFLLTSTSEVYGDPLQHPQVETYWGNVNPIGVRSCYDEGKRTAETLTMDYHRGANLEVRIARIFNTYGPRMCIDDGRVVSNFVAQALRKEPLTVYGDGKQTRSFQYVSDLVEGLMRLMEGEHVGPFNLGNPGEFTMLELAKVVQDTIDPNAKIEFRANTQDDPHKRKPDISRAKELLGWEPKIPLHKGLPLMVTDFRKRIFGDQDSAATTTGGQQG is encoded by the exons ATGGCGTCGGAGCTGACataccgcggcggcggcggcgcggcgcagggcggggaggcggcggcggggggttACTCGCCGAAGCCATCGAAGCCGCTCGCATGGctgccccgcgccgcgcggtaCGCGGCCGGGGAGCACCGCCCGCTCTTCGCCCTCGCCGGGatgctcgtcgccgccgccgtcttctccctcgccggctccggctccggctccggttcttcctccggcgccgccgcggggggtTCGTCCGCGTACTCCGCGCAGGTGTCCAACCCGCTGGCGCGGTTCTCGGTGGAGCCGGGcgtgcaccaccaccaccgggaGGCGCAGCAGTTCGTCGGCGGGAAGGTGCCGCTGGGGCTGAAGCGGAAGGGGCTCCGGGTGCTGGTGACCGGGGGAGCCGGGTTCGTGGGGAGCCACCTGGTGGACCGGCTGGTGGAGCGCGGCGACAGCGTGATCGTGGTGGACAACCTCTTCACGGGGCGGAAGGAGAACGTGGTGCACCACTTCGGCAACCCCAACTTCGAGATGATCCGCCACGACGTCGTCGAGCCCATCCTCCTCGAGGTCGACCAGATCTACCACCTCGCCTGCCCCGCCTCCCCCGTCCACTACAAGTACAACCCCGTCAAGACGATc AAGACCAACGTGGTTGGGACGCTGAACATGCTTGGATTGGCGAAGAGGATCAATGCCAGGTTCCTCCTCACCAGCACCAGCGAGGTCTATGGTGATCCCCTCCAGCATCCTCAGGTGGAGACTTACTGGGGCAATGTCAATCCCATTG GTGTGAGGAGTTGTTATGATGAAGGCAAGCGCACAGCTGAAACTTTGACCATGGACTATCACCGTGGTGCCAACCTTGAG GTCAGGATTGCTCGGATCTTCAACACATATGGCCCTCGCATGTGCATCGATGATGGACGTGTTGTCAGCAACTTTGTTGCTCAG GCTTTGAGGAAGGAGCCTTTGACAGTGTACGGTGATGGAAAGCAGACCAGGAGCTTCCAATATGTGTCTGACCTG GTTGAGGGGTTGATGAGGCTGATGGAAGGTGAGCACGTAGGGCCATTCAACCTTGGTAACCCTGGTGAGTTCACCATGCTGGAGCTGGCCAAGGTTGTCCAGGACACCATCGACCCGAACGCAAAGATCGAATTCCGTGCCAACACTCAGGATGACCCGCACAAGCGCAAGCCCGACATCAGCCGTGCCAAGGAGCTCCTTGGGTGGGAGCCAAAGATCCCCCTCCACAAGGGCCTTCCCCTCATGGTCACCGACTTCCGCAAGCGCATTTTCGGCGACCAAGATAGCGCCGCCACTACCACCGGAGGCCAACAAGGGtag